One segment of Erigeron canadensis isolate Cc75 chromosome 2, C_canadensis_v1, whole genome shotgun sequence DNA contains the following:
- the LOC122587222 gene encoding cytokinin riboside 5'-monophosphate phosphoribohydrolase LOG5-like codes for MEVTRSRFKSVCVFCGSSAGKRDCYKDAALALGQELVKKKLDLVYGGGSVGLMGLVAQEVHKGGGHVLGIIPKTLMCKEITGETIGELKAVSNMHQRKAEMARHSDCFIALPGGYGTLEELLEVITWAQLGIHDKPVGLLNVDGYYNSLLTFIDKAVDDGFIMPAQRHIIVSAPNAKDLVQKLEDYVPMHDGVVAKARWEAEQVELNASLHSELAR; via the exons atggagGTAACAAGATCAAGATTTAAAagtgtttgtgttttttgtgGTAGTAGTGCTGGCAAAAGAGACTGTTATAAAGATGCTGCTCTTGCTTTAGGCCaagaattg GTCAAAAAGAAACTGGATCTTGTTTATGGTGGAGGGAGTGTGGGGTTAATGGGATTGGTTGCACAAGAGGTTCATAAAGGTGGTGGCCATGTTTTAGG GATTATTCCCAAGACTCTAATGTGCAAAGAG ATAACAGGTGAAACAATAGGAGAACTAAAAGCAGTGTCTAATATGCATCAGAGGAAAGCTGAGATGGCTCGTCATTCTGATTGCTTCATTGCATTACCAG gTGGATATGGAACATTGGAGGAATTATTAGAGGTCATAACATGGGCCCAGCTTGGAATTCATGACAAGCCA GTGGGCTTGTTGAATGTGGATGGTTACTACAACTCGCTGCTTACCTTCATTGACAAGGCAGTGGATGATGGGTTCATTATGCCAGCTCAGCGTCACATTATCGTTTCTGCACCAAACGCAAAAGATCTTGTACAAAAACTCGAG GATTACGTACCGATGCATGATGGAGTGGTAGCAAAGGCAAGATGGGAGGCTGAACAAGTGGAGCTAAATGCATCTTTGCACTCTGAGTTAGCCAGATGA
- the LOC122587516 gene encoding uncharacterized protein LOC122587516, translating into MDSSSESSSYCVPPSLSDSSNGSTFQFFLTVLDAYEDTGSSNNTRRYIDRDRADAHDRLMRDYFVEDSIRRAIFPSSFEYFQTRYDARGKRSFTALQKCTSAIKQLSTGDPPVAYDENLYIAERTSRESLEYFCDAVIDLYKLEFLRKPTSHDVAFITQAHEEGHHIPGMLGTLDCTHIKWSKCPKYLRGQYTRSDHKMPTIMIECVASYDLWIWHSFFGPAGSNNDVKVLNQSPLFNSYRNGSAPDSSFSVNGRNYKHGYYLIDEIYPRWSTFVKSYPHPVEEDEKKFKRLQEAARKDVDRVFVFSKGNGRFWSVPSGSRQR; encoded by the exons atggattCATCTTCTGAATCGTCTTCGTATTGTGTTCCCCCTTCTCTTTCCGACTCATCAAACGGGAGCACTTTTCAGTTTTTCCTAACGGTTTTAGACGCGTACGAAGACACCGGAAGCTCTAACAACACCCGTAGGTACATCGACCGAGATCGGGCAGACGCGCACGATAGGCTAATGCGCGACTACTTTGTTGAAGACTCCATTCGACGAGCCATTTTTCCGTCATC GTTCGAGTACTTTCAAACACGATATGATGCTCGGGGAAAAAGAAGCTTCACAGCTCTACAAAAATGCACATCGGCAATCAAACAATTGTCCACGGGTGACCCTCCAGTCGCGTATGATGAGAATTTATACATTGCGGAAAGAACATCACGTGAGAGCCTCGAGTATTTTTGTGATGCGGTCATTGATTTATACAAACTGGAGTTTTTACGTAAGCCGACATCTCACGATGTTGCTTTCATCACACAAGCGCATGAAGAAGGACACCACATTCCAGGAATGCTTGGTActcttgattgtacacacatCAAATGGTCTAAGTGTCCTAAATACTTAAGAGGGCAATACACGAGGAGTGATCATAAGATGCCAACTATTATGATTGAGTGTGTTGCTTCTTAcgacttgtggatttggcattcgTTTTTTGGTCCTGCTGGATCAAACAACGATGTCAAAGTTTTGAATCAGTCGCCATTGTTTAATTCCTATCGTAATGGATCTGCACCAGACAGTTCATTTAGCGTAAATGGACGAAATTACAAGCATGGATATTACCTTATCGATGAAATATATCCTAGGTGGTCTACGTTTGTTAAGTCATATCCCCATCCAGTCGAAGAGGATGAAAAGAAGTTCAAAAGACTCCAAGAGGCGGCAAGAAAGGATGTTGACCGGGTTTTCGTGTTCTCAAAGGGAAATGGAAGATTTTGGAGCGTCCCCTCCGGTTCACGACAAAGGTAA